From the genome of Nitrosopumilus sp., one region includes:
- the hemL gene encoding glutamate-1-semialdehyde 2,1-aminomutase — MSESRKLFDIAKKVIPSGVNSPVRYFEPYPFFTKKANGAHIWDADNNRYIDFCNGYGALLLGHRRKEIIKSVSNQLSKGTLYCTPTESEIELSKLIIDNFPSIDKVRLMNTGGEATMTAIRLARGFTKKKKIIKFEGCYHGAHDSVLVKAGSGSAHNGISVSDGGLDEVSKNTLVVEYNDIEDLQKTIRKNKDIAGVIVEPILANMGLILPEKNFLSDLRKITEENNIPLIFDEVVTGFRVAPGGAQEHFGIKPDITTLAKALSNGFTISAVGGRKEIMDLLSPGGKVYQASTFAGNPISVSAAISSIKTINKIKNKIYSKLERYNLLLSTALDDMATDMKIPHQINFTASMFQIFFTNKPVVNYQTSKNANAKKFQKLFQTLLKKGIFIAPSQFEVVFLSDAHTETDLNKTLDAYHSALKSVKN; from the coding sequence ATGTCTGAATCCAGAAAACTGTTCGATATTGCCAAAAAAGTGATTCCATCTGGAGTCAATAGCCCTGTTAGATATTTTGAGCCTTATCCTTTTTTCACAAAAAAAGCAAATGGTGCGCATATTTGGGATGCTGACAATAATCGTTACATTGACTTTTGCAATGGTTATGGGGCATTGCTCTTAGGGCATAGACGAAAAGAAATCATCAAATCCGTTTCTAACCAACTGTCCAAAGGCACGCTCTACTGTACTCCTACCGAATCTGAAATCGAACTTTCAAAATTGATCATTGACAATTTCCCATCCATTGACAAAGTACGGTTGATGAATACTGGAGGTGAAGCTACGATGACTGCAATCAGATTAGCACGCGGATTCACAAAAAAGAAAAAAATAATCAAATTTGAAGGGTGCTATCACGGTGCACATGACTCTGTTTTGGTTAAAGCAGGATCAGGTTCCGCACATAATGGAATTTCTGTATCTGACGGGGGACTCGATGAGGTCTCAAAAAATACGTTGGTTGTGGAGTATAATGATATTGAAGATTTACAGAAAACAATTAGAAAAAATAAGGACATTGCGGGTGTAATTGTAGAGCCGATACTTGCCAACATGGGTCTCATTTTACCTGAAAAGAATTTTCTTTCTGATCTGAGAAAAATTACGGAAGAAAACAACATTCCATTAATTTTTGATGAAGTTGTTACAGGTTTTAGGGTTGCACCTGGTGGAGCTCAAGAGCACTTTGGAATTAAACCTGATATCACTACACTTGCCAAGGCACTAAGTAACGGATTCACAATATCTGCAGTCGGAGGCAGAAAAGAAATAATGGACTTGCTTTCTCCTGGTGGTAAAGTTTACCAGGCAAGTACGTTTGCAGGCAATCCGATTTCTGTAAGTGCTGCCATAAGTTCGATCAAAACAATCAACAAAATCAAAAATAAGATCTATTCAAAACTTGAAAGATACAACCTGTTACTTTCCACTGCATTGGATGACATGGCTACTGATATGAAAATCCCCCATCAAATCAACTTTACAGCATCTATGTTCCAAATTTTCTTTACAAACAAGCCTGTTGTAAATTATCAAACATCCAAGAATGCAAATGCCAAGAAATTTCAAAAACTGTTTCAGACACTTTTGAAAAAGGGGATCTTTATCGCTCCCTCTCAATTTGAAGTGGTTTTCCTTTCTGATGCCCACACCGAAACTGATCTAAATAAAACACTTGACGCATATCATTCTGCATTGAAATCGGTGAAAAATTGA
- the hemC gene encoding hydroxymethylbilane synthase — protein sequence MKYVVGARGSQLSVAQTGWVISELKKVNPDCEYEIRPITTKGDTDTRPLFTIDQKGIFEKEIDRAVAQNEVDFAVHSLKDVPSELDANLTLASIPKREAVNDVFISSDGSTLDEVKEGSVIGTSSLRRAVQISRKRPDVIVKPIRGNIETRIKKISGDDYDAIVLAQAGISRLAVDVNYAALAIDDFSPSPGQGAIAIVARTVDVETNAMLKKIEDGDSRLEIEAERSLSDYVDSGCRFPLGAYAKSRGSEMDLTVSAFSVDGKQSLHVCKTGKKQDPGSLGKSAGEELCVKGVNDLALNWREKVEEWNKT from the coding sequence TTGAAGTACGTAGTAGGGGCTCGAGGAAGTCAATTGTCAGTTGCTCAGACCGGATGGGTGATTTCTGAATTAAAAAAAGTAAATCCTGACTGTGAATATGAAATTAGACCTATCACGACAAAAGGTGATACTGACACTAGGCCTCTATTCACTATTGATCAAAAAGGAATTTTTGAAAAGGAGATTGACAGGGCTGTCGCTCAAAACGAAGTGGATTTTGCAGTACATAGTCTCAAAGATGTTCCATCTGAATTGGATGCAAACTTGACACTTGCATCTATTCCAAAACGTGAAGCAGTCAACGATGTGTTCATTTCATCAGATGGCTCCACGTTGGATGAAGTCAAAGAAGGGTCTGTAATTGGAACAAGCTCCTTGCGACGTGCAGTTCAAATATCTAGAAAAAGACCTGATGTAATTGTAAAACCTATTCGTGGAAATATTGAAACCAGAATAAAAAAAATATCTGGCGATGATTATGATGCCATTGTTCTTGCTCAAGCTGGGATCTCAAGATTGGCAGTTGATGTAAACTATGCTGCATTGGCAATTGATGATTTTTCTCCGTCTCCTGGCCAGGGTGCGATTGCAATTGTTGCAAGGACAGTTGATGTTGAAACAAATGCCATGTTAAAAAAAATTGAAGACGGTGATTCTCGTTTGGAAATAGAGGCTGAACGCTCCCTTTCTGACTATGTTGACTCTGGTTGCAGATTCCCCCTGGGAGCATATGCCAAATCCCGTGGTTCTGAGATGGATTTGACGGTATCGGCATTCTCTGTAGATGGAAAACAGTCTCTACATGTATGCAAAACTGGAAAAAAACAGGATCCTGGGTCTCTGGGAAAAAGTGCAGGTGAAGAATTATGTGTAAAGGGGGTCAATGATCTTGCATTAAATTGGAGAGAAAAAGTAGAGGAATGGAATAAGACATGA
- the cobA gene encoding uroporphyrinogen-III C-methyltransferase: MTGKVYLVGAGPGDSKLITLRAVELLEKADVVLYDRLVSKKIISMIPKKAEKVYVGRAVGDDTTHQNTTNDLMVQHAKSKKNVVRLKGGDPIIFGRGGEEAEFLKENKIKYEIVPGITSGIGSATYAGIPLTHRKHASSVVFVTGHEDPEKKKEIVKWKNLAKSVDTIVIMMGLSRIDVICKQLIAGGLDKKTPVAVIQNGTTPQQKMVKGTVTNIAKKIKENKIVPPTNIIIGKVVDLSETIGWK; this comes from the coding sequence ATGACTGGAAAAGTGTATCTTGTTGGTGCAGGTCCTGGAGACAGTAAGTTGATAACATTACGTGCTGTTGAATTACTTGAAAAAGCAGATGTTGTTTTGTATGATCGGTTGGTAAGTAAAAAAATAATTTCAATGATTCCAAAAAAAGCGGAAAAAGTCTACGTGGGTCGTGCCGTAGGCGATGACACGACTCATCAAAATACCACAAATGACTTGATGGTACAGCATGCAAAATCTAAAAAAAATGTGGTTAGGCTAAAGGGCGGTGATCCGATAATCTTTGGACGCGGTGGTGAGGAGGCAGAATTCCTTAAAGAAAACAAGATAAAATATGAAATAGTTCCTGGAATCACTTCTGGTATTGGGTCTGCAACGTATGCAGGCATTCCACTAACTCATAGAAAGCATGCATCATCTGTAGTCTTTGTAACCGGACATGAGGATCCAGAAAAAAAAAAGGAAATTGTCAAATGGAAGAATCTTGCCAAGTCTGTTGATACAATTGTAATCATGATGGGCCTTTCGCGCATAGATGTTATTTGCAAGCAACTTATTGCTGGAGGCCTTGATAAAAAAACTCCTGTGGCTGTAATTCAAAACGGAACTACGCCCCAACAAAAAATGGTCAAGGGAACCGTCACAAATATTGCAAAAAAAATCAAAGAAAATAAAATTGTTCCTCCCACAAACATCATTATCGGTAAAGTAGTTGATTTGTCAGAAACCATCGGGTGGAAGTAA